One stretch of Oncorhynchus tshawytscha isolate Ot180627B linkage group LG21, Otsh_v2.0, whole genome shotgun sequence DNA includes these proteins:
- the LOC121840316 gene encoding protein transport protein Sec16A-like, whose amino-acid sequence MMSITKPEHSEANPQCQTGSRPVAEPETPAVHNNSGGWLSWVFGSGRVNKKEVHLPEDKDRSIVWDSTLHRWVNKTEPKAEENTGSVPKGVNPYSMKASNLLFLAVVSHFGAKLHRPRFIAMGCFLMAVGSFLTGLPHFFMGR is encoded by the exons ATGATGTCCATCACCAAGCCGGAACACTCCGAGGCCAACCCTCAGTGCCAGACTGGCAGCCGGCCGGTGGCTGAGCCCGAGACCCCTGCTGTTCACAATAACAGTGGAGGCTGGCTCAGCTGGGTCTTTGGGAGTGGAAGAGTTAATAAGAAGGAGGTTCATCTacctgaggacaaagacagatCT ATTGTCTGGGATTCAACTCTGCACAGATGGGTTAACAAAACTGAGCCCAAGGCTGAG GAGAACACTGGCAGTGTCCCCAAAGGAGTGAATCCTTACTCTATGAAAGCAA GTAACCTGCTGTTCCTGGCTGTGGTCAGCCATTTTGGGGCGAAGCTGCACCGGCCCAGGTTCATTGCTATGGGCTGTTTCCTCATGGCTGTAGGATCCTTCCTCACAGGCCTGCCACACTTCTTCATGGGACGGTAA
- the LOC121840344 gene encoding TOG array regulator of axonemal microtubules protein 2-like: MRIMSGLLSSGLAAPFAHHFVPSIQCIPRPKAPQRPLPRRFEHTALAPLKNVVGVDGAQVRSGSHSLEYIQVNKSFSSSSVWPVPVPPTGAPSKRGKKKKGRRGVKALKAQSDQGCTDNNGPIDLMEEVRDIEAHLKEEAWKVVHEVKAMGRRSLGSDMSMGEIATSSLGSLSSVDMNTPAELRDYLDVGTPVKSLDSPPRPAPPPTKPRSKQPRPIRFLSLPKAATGSDKMAASEPKGQIKNQARLQPLSNPEQALTKTFKLLHSASDDWEKKIEGLTSLRVMAQNHMDILMPKLHDICLAIINEVKNLRSAVSCAAMATLGDMYVHLQRAMDSEVEGTARMLLHKASEANAFIRQGANFALGHMVQSCTPTRVMNALLVGGLR; this comes from the exons ATGAGAATTATGTCCGGACTGCTCTCATCGGGGTTGGCAGCCCCTTTCGCGCACCACTTCGTCCCCTCTATTCAGTGCATTCCGCGGCCGAAAGCTCCACAGAGGCCTTTGCCACGAAGGTTTGAACACACAGCTCTGGCCCCACTGAAGAACGTGGTGGGGGTGGACGGAGCCCAAGTTCGATCCGGATCTCACTCTCTGGAGTACATCCAGGTAAATAAGTCATTCAGCAGCAGTAGCGTGTGGCCTGTTCCCGTCCCTCCCACTGGAGCTCCCTCCAAGAGGGGCAAGAAGAAGAAGGGCAGGCGGGGAGTCAAAGCCCTGAAAGCCCAGTCGGACCAGGGCTGTACTGACAACAACGGACCCATTGACctgatggaggaggtgagggacatCGAGGCTCACCTGAAggaggaggcctggaag GTGGTACATGAGGTGAAGGCCATGGGCAGGAGAAGTTTGGGCTCGGACATGTCCATGGGGGAAATAGCCACCAGCTCTCTGGGAAGCCTGAGCTCAGTGGATATGAACACCCCTGCGGAGCTCCGTGACTACTTGGATGTCGGGACCCCGGTCAAGTCGCTTGACAGCCCACCCAGGCCTGCTCCCCCTCCTACCAAGCCCAGGAGCAAACAGCCTCGGCCTATAAGGTTCCTTAGCCTGCCAAAGGCTGCCACCGGCTCAG ACAAGATGGCAGCCAGTGAGCCAAAGGGTCAAATTAAGAACCAGGCCAGATTGCAGCCCCTGTCCAACCCAGAGCAGGCCCTGACTAAGACCTTCAAGCTGCTCCACTCTGCCTCTGATGACTG GGAGAAGAAGATTGAGGGCTTGACCTCTCTCCGTGTGATGGCTCAGAACCACATGGACATACTGATGCCTAAACTCCATGATATTTGCCTTGCCATTATAAATGAG GTGAAGAACCTGCGCTCTGCAGTGTCCTGTGCTGCCATGGCCACACTGGGTGACATGTACGTTCACCTCCAGAGGGCCATGGACAGTGAGGTGGAGGGGACGGCACGCATGCTGCTGCACAAAGCCAGCGAGGCCAACGCCTTCATCCGGCAGGGCGCCAACTTTGCCCTGGGTCACATGGTGCAGAGCTGCACCCCTACCCGTGTCATGAATGCCCTGCTGGTCGGTGGGctgaggtaa